One Kineococcus radiotolerans SRS30216 = ATCC BAA-149 DNA window includes the following coding sequences:
- a CDS encoding MSMEG_0572/Sll0783 family nitrogen starvation response protein: MTTTTTTPGTTTTEVEEQIKANIAKSISEIPHPALPKGSNIYGSTKIFPDYQAEDGETYFTLVHGIAHESSVSFVAVLQATRALRKGFESAIYFYGPGSMNCIATRGFPTTGDSGFPGEQNINGALETFIREGGTVYCCRFGLALHGNREEDLIEGVIPCHPLDVQDAIIHYARKGAIINSTYMV, translated from the coding sequence ATGACCACCACGACCACCACCCCCGGCACCACCACCACCGAGGTCGAGGAGCAGATCAAGGCGAACATCGCCAAGTCCATCTCGGAGATCCCCCACCCCGCCCTGCCCAAGGGCAGCAACATCTACGGTTCCACCAAGATCTTCCCGGACTACCAGGCCGAGGACGGCGAGACCTACTTCACCCTCGTGCACGGCATCGCCCACGAGTCCTCGGTCAGCTTCGTCGCCGTCCTGCAGGCGACCCGCGCCCTGCGCAAGGGCTTCGAGTCCGCGATCTACTTCTACGGCCCCGGGTCGATGAACTGCATCGCCACCCGCGGGTTCCCCACCACGGGCGACTCCGGGTTCCCCGGCGAGCAGAACATCAACGGCGCCCTGGAGACGTTCATCAGGGAGGGCGGCACCGTCTACTGCTGCCGCTTCGGCCTGGCCCTGCACGGCAACCGCGAGGAGGACCTCATCGAGGGCGTCATCCCCTGCCACCCCCTCGACGTGCAGGACGCGATCATCCACTACGCCCGCAAGGGCGCCATCATCAACTCCACCTACATGGTCTGA
- a CDS encoding MSMEG_0568 family radical SAM protein: protein MSCPDAIGAEDRATAGTVSTRVDVAIRGVRLAAPVRRTGGAGPSDDGHVVLGGLATALPLRSDSPYLVREGRLVREDPLGALLEVTDLGIEVEPVQRPRFYDLATTDGIPYEKIAKLHGRDVLATTVVQTCSRYAPEDRCRFCAIESSLESGSTIAVKTPAMLAEVAEAAVRLDGVKHVVMTTGTSTAPDRGARHLARCVRAVTEAVPGLPVQVQCEPPGDLATLTELKDAGASSIGIHVESLDEAVRRRWMPGKSTVPMAEYRAAWTEAVRVFGRNQVSTYLLVGLGEDPDELVAGAEDLVELGVYPFVVPFRPLAGTLAVDVDGAGAPGAAVLEDVSRRVAKALRAGGMRGADQMAGCAACGACSVLQNLNG, encoded by the coding sequence ATGAGCTGCCCGGACGCGATCGGTGCCGAGGACCGGGCCACGGCGGGAACCGTCTCCACTCGGGTCGACGTCGCGATCCGCGGTGTCCGCCTCGCCGCACCCGTGCGCCGCACCGGCGGAGCCGGTCCCAGCGACGACGGCCACGTGGTCCTCGGCGGTCTGGCCACCGCGCTGCCGCTGCGCTCGGACAGCCCCTACCTCGTCCGCGAGGGCCGGCTGGTCCGGGAGGACCCCCTCGGCGCCCTGCTGGAGGTCACCGACCTCGGCATCGAGGTGGAACCCGTGCAGCGGCCGAGGTTCTACGACCTCGCCACCACCGACGGGATCCCCTACGAGAAGATCGCGAAGCTGCACGGCCGCGACGTGCTCGCCACCACCGTCGTGCAGACCTGCTCGCGCTACGCCCCCGAGGACCGCTGCCGCTTCTGCGCGATCGAGTCCTCGCTGGAGTCGGGATCGACCATCGCGGTCAAGACCCCCGCGATGCTCGCCGAGGTCGCCGAGGCCGCGGTCCGCCTCGACGGGGTGAAACACGTGGTCATGACCACCGGGACCTCCACCGCCCCCGACCGCGGCGCGCGCCACCTCGCCCGCTGCGTCCGGGCGGTCACCGAGGCCGTGCCCGGCCTGCCCGTGCAGGTGCAGTGCGAACCCCCCGGTGACCTCGCCACCCTCACCGAGCTGAAGGACGCCGGCGCGAGCTCCATCGGCATCCACGTCGAGTCCCTCGACGAGGCCGTCCGCCGGCGCTGGATGCCGGGGAAGTCCACCGTCCCGATGGCGGAGTACCGCGCCGCCTGGACCGAGGCCGTCCGCGTGTTCGGGCGCAACCAGGTCTCCACCTACCTCCTCGTCGGCCTCGGGGAGGACCCCGACGAGCTCGTCGCCGGGGCCGAGGACCTCGTCGAGCTCGGCGTCTACCCCTTCGTCGTGCCCTTCCGGCCGCTGGCCGGAACCCTCGCGGTCGACGTCGACGGGGCGGGGGCCCCCGGGGCGGCCGTCCTGGAGGACGTCTCGCGCCGCGTCGCGAAGGCCCTGCGCGCGGGCGGGATGCGCGGTGCGGACCAGATGGCCGGCTGCGCGGCGTGCGGGGCCTGCTCCGTGCTGCAGAACCTGAACGGCTGA
- a CDS encoding MSMEG_0567/sll0787 family protein, with translation MEPRTAHADPPPLEVSILSGLPRQVPRFRVEVASPQDEAAYLTLRRDVFVGEQGLFTGDDRDETDDDPRRRVLVARTPEGRVVGGVRLAPATAGPDIGWWRGSRLVVATGARSLGGVGSALVRAACAHAEEVGALRFEASVQAANAVLFQRLGWERVRELDLHGTPHVLVRYPVQRVQRLVDATKAPLAALLADLGGGADTGAGALGGAGFRGDDGAPVPGSDLVAACDAIVPSMLERDPVWAGWCAVLVNLNDLAAMGATPVGMLDALAARDAHQAQRIVSGLRAAATAWGVPVLGGHTQLGVPAALSVTALGRTGSPVPAGGGRAGDEVRLTADLGGGWRPGYRGAQWDSTSTRRGEDLRAMGSFVARSRPDAAKDVSMAGLVGTLGMLAEASGTGAEIDVAAVPRPGAASVGDWFTCFPGFAMVTASRPGWEPQHAGPATSAACGRLVAGEGVGLRWPDGEVTRAVRDTVTGWGPA, from the coding sequence GTGGAACCACGGACCGCGCACGCCGACCCGCCCCCGCTGGAGGTGTCGATCCTGTCGGGTCTCCCCCGTCAGGTACCGCGCTTCCGGGTGGAGGTGGCCAGCCCCCAGGACGAGGCCGCGTACCTGACGCTGCGCCGCGACGTCTTCGTGGGGGAACAGGGCCTCTTCACCGGCGACGACCGGGACGAGACCGACGACGACCCGCGCCGGCGGGTCCTCGTCGCCCGCACCCCGGAGGGGAGGGTCGTGGGTGGTGTCCGCCTCGCCCCGGCCACCGCCGGCCCCGACATCGGCTGGTGGCGCGGCAGCCGCCTCGTGGTCGCCACCGGCGCGCGCAGCCTCGGCGGCGTCGGGAGCGCCCTGGTCCGCGCGGCCTGCGCGCACGCCGAGGAGGTCGGCGCGCTGCGCTTCGAGGCGAGCGTGCAGGCCGCCAACGCGGTGCTGTTCCAGCGGCTGGGCTGGGAACGGGTGCGCGAGCTGGACCTGCACGGCACGCCGCACGTGCTGGTGCGCTACCCGGTGCAGCGCGTCCAGCGCCTGGTGGACGCCACCAAGGCGCCGCTGGCCGCTCTGCTCGCCGACCTGGGCGGCGGAGCGGACACCGGGGCGGGAGCGCTCGGTGGGGCGGGGTTCCGCGGTGACGACGGAGCCCCCGTGCCGGGCAGCGACCTGGTGGCGGCCTGCGACGCGATCGTGCCCTCGATGCTCGAGCGGGACCCGGTGTGGGCCGGCTGGTGCGCGGTGCTGGTCAACCTCAACGACCTCGCGGCGATGGGGGCCACCCCCGTGGGGATGCTCGACGCGCTCGCCGCCCGCGACGCGCACCAGGCGCAGCGCATCGTGTCCGGTCTCCGCGCCGCCGCCACCGCGTGGGGCGTCCCGGTCCTGGGTGGACACACGCAGCTGGGGGTCCCCGCGGCCCTGTCCGTCACCGCGCTGGGCCGCACCGGCTCCCCGGTTCCCGCCGGGGGCGGGCGCGCCGGCGACGAGGTGCGGCTGACGGCCGACCTGGGCGGTGGCTGGCGTCCCGGCTACCGCGGCGCGCAGTGGGACTCCACCTCCACCCGGCGCGGCGAGGACCTGCGCGCCATGGGCTCCTTCGTGGCCCGTTCGCGTCCCGACGCCGCCAAGGACGTCAGCATGGCCGGTCTCGTCGGCACGCTCGGCATGCTCGCCGAGGCCAGCGGCACCGGCGCGGAGATCGACGTGGCCGCCGTCCCCCGCCCCGGCGCGGCGAGCGTGGGCGACTGGTTCACCTGCTTCCCCGGGTTCGCGATGGTGACCGCCTCCCGCCCCGGGTGGGAACCGCAGCACGCAGGACCGGCCACGAGCGCAGCCTGCGGGCGCCTCGTGGCGGGAGAAGGGGTCGGCCTGCGCTGGCCCGACGGAGAGGTGACCCGGGCCGTCCGGGACACCGTGACGGGATGGGGACCGGCATGA
- a CDS encoding carbon-nitrogen hydrolase family protein, producing the protein MSSTGAVGTTRLAAVAGNFGRDLEATYAQVGRVLERARADGTGLVAFPEACLGGYLSSLGSAEDRGTAASRRGRSGPPALTLDGPELRRVQEMAGDVVVVVGMCEDGGHDLYNTAVALTGDGILGVHRKVHQPLGENLTYAAGSAFDAFDTPVGRIGLQICYDKAFPEAARAAALDGAAVIVSISAWPGSRTAAAADLARDRWRLRFDLYDQARALENQVVWVAANQAGEFGSLRFVGNAKIVGPGGEVLASTGTDAGIAVADVDIEHELALARRAMFNLRDRRPDAYGAVVAPNAHAVPAVPAVQEEVPSLA; encoded by the coding sequence ATGAGCAGCACCGGAGCCGTGGGAACGACCAGACTGGCCGCCGTGGCCGGGAACTTCGGCCGCGACCTCGAAGCCACGTACGCGCAGGTGGGCCGCGTCCTGGAGCGGGCCCGGGCCGACGGCACCGGGCTGGTCGCCTTCCCCGAGGCCTGCCTGGGGGGTTACCTCTCCAGCCTGGGCTCGGCCGAGGACAGGGGGACCGCGGCCAGCCGCCGCGGGCGTTCCGGACCGCCCGCGCTGACCCTGGACGGGCCGGAACTGCGACGGGTGCAGGAGATGGCCGGGGACGTCGTCGTGGTGGTGGGGATGTGCGAGGACGGCGGCCACGACCTGTACAACACCGCCGTGGCGCTGACCGGCGACGGGATCCTCGGGGTGCACCGCAAGGTGCACCAGCCGCTGGGCGAGAACCTCACCTACGCCGCCGGTTCCGCCTTCGACGCGTTCGACACCCCCGTCGGGCGCATCGGTCTGCAGATCTGCTACGACAAGGCCTTTCCCGAGGCCGCTCGCGCCGCGGCCCTGGACGGGGCCGCCGTCATCGTCAGCATCTCGGCGTGGCCGGGTTCGCGCACCGCCGCCGCCGCCGACCTGGCCCGGGACCGCTGGCGCCTGCGCTTCGACCTCTACGACCAGGCCCGGGCGCTGGAGAACCAGGTCGTGTGGGTCGCCGCCAACCAGGCCGGGGAGTTCGGTTCGCTGCGGTTCGTCGGCAACGCGAAGATCGTCGGGCCCGGCGGGGAGGTCCTGGCCAGCACCGGGACGGACGCGGGCATCGCCGTCGCCGACGTCGACATCGAGCACGAATTGGCGCTCGCGCGGCGAGCCATGTTCAACCTGCGCGACCGCCGCCCCGATGCCTACGGCGCCGTCGTCGCCCCCAACGCCCACGCCGTCCCCGCTGTCCCCGCCGTTCAGGAGGAGGTCCCCAGCCTTGCCTGA
- a CDS encoding MSMEG_0570 family nitrogen starvation response protein produces MPETTFTVRWPDETVQHCYSPSLVVHDHLAVGAEYPVAEFLARAGTALTTASERVRAKYGMACTSAMAQLDDLTARAARYDPAAPVRVLGLEPPLPPSTPPGPALTQRPPGATP; encoded by the coding sequence TTGCCTGAGACGACGTTCACGGTGCGCTGGCCCGACGAGACCGTGCAGCACTGCTACTCCCCCTCCCTCGTCGTCCACGACCACCTCGCGGTGGGCGCCGAGTACCCCGTCGCGGAGTTCCTCGCCCGCGCCGGCACCGCGCTGACCACCGCGAGCGAGCGGGTGCGGGCGAAGTACGGCATGGCCTGCACCTCGGCGATGGCCCAGCTCGACGACCTGACCGCCCGCGCAGCGCGCTACGACCCCGCCGCCCCCGTGCGCGTGCTCGGGCTCGAACCGCCCCTCCCCCCGTCGACGCCCCCCGGACCCGCGCTGACGCAGCGACCCCCTGGAGCCACCCCGTGA
- a CDS encoding MSMEG_0569 family flavin-dependent oxidoreductase, with the protein MNTPPATTREHHPVVVVGAGQAGLSLSWHLTRRGVDHVLLERGTTAHEWRDGRWDAFTLVTPNFQCRLPGWSYTGEFAGTDPDGFMERDEVHRFVTEYARSFAAPVREGVAVTSLRQHGGGFALSTSAGEFSADQVVIATGGYHVPVVPAAAERLPRDVVQLHSSAYRSAQRLPEGAVLVVGSGQSGAQIAEDLHLAGRRVHLAVGNAPRCARTYRGRDCIAWLEDMGTYDVTAGEVPGGAAAQEKTNHYMTGRDGGRDIDLRAFAREGMGLHGRLEDVRDGVARFAPTLEQALDHADSVMESIKDVIDRHISARGIDAPNEARYVPVWRPEQEVTELDLAAAGITSVVWSVGYRADHRWVELGVFDGRGRPRQTRGVTGTPGLFFLGLPWMHTWGSGRFAGIARDAEFLADQLTAGAARLPPPSSPASRPASTGLAASHLTAAR; encoded by the coding sequence GTGAACACCCCGCCGGCCACCACCCGTGAGCACCACCCCGTCGTCGTCGTCGGCGCCGGCCAGGCCGGGCTCTCCCTCAGCTGGCACCTCACCCGGCGCGGTGTCGACCACGTCCTGCTCGAACGCGGCACGACCGCCCACGAATGGCGCGACGGGCGCTGGGACGCCTTCACCCTGGTCACCCCCAACTTCCAGTGCCGCCTCCCCGGGTGGAGCTACACCGGGGAGTTCGCCGGCACCGACCCCGACGGGTTCATGGAACGCGACGAGGTGCACCGGTTCGTCACCGAGTACGCCCGTTCCTTCGCCGCCCCCGTCCGCGAAGGCGTGGCGGTCACCTCCCTGCGCCAGCACGGTGGCGGCTTCGCCCTCTCCACCAGCGCCGGGGAGTTCAGCGCCGACCAGGTCGTGATCGCCACCGGCGGTTACCACGTACCCGTCGTCCCCGCGGCCGCCGAGCGCCTCCCGCGCGACGTCGTGCAGTTGCACTCCTCCGCCTACCGCAGCGCGCAGCGGCTGCCCGAGGGCGCGGTCCTCGTCGTGGGCTCCGGGCAGTCCGGCGCCCAGATCGCCGAGGACCTGCACCTGGCCGGCCGCCGCGTCCACCTGGCCGTGGGGAACGCACCGCGGTGCGCCCGCACCTACCGCGGGCGCGACTGCATCGCGTGGCTGGAGGACATGGGGACCTACGACGTCACCGCCGGCGAGGTCCCCGGAGGCGCAGCCGCGCAGGAGAAGACCAACCACTACATGACCGGGCGCGACGGAGGTCGCGACATCGACCTGCGCGCCTTCGCCCGGGAGGGCATGGGCCTCCACGGGCGGCTGGAGGACGTGCGCGACGGCGTCGCCCGCTTCGCGCCGACGCTGGAGCAGGCGCTGGACCACGCCGACTCGGTGATGGAGTCCATCAAGGACGTCATCGACCGCCACATCAGCGCCCGGGGCATCGACGCGCCGAACGAGGCGCGCTACGTCCCCGTGTGGCGCCCCGAGCAGGAAGTCACCGAGCTCGACCTCGCCGCGGCGGGCATCACCTCGGTCGTGTGGAGCGTCGGCTACCGCGCGGACCACCGGTGGGTCGAGCTCGGGGTCTTCGACGGGCGCGGGCGCCCCCGCCAGACCCGCGGGGTCACCGGCACGCCGGGCCTCTTCTTCCTCGGGCTGCCGTGGATGCACACCTGGGGTTCGGGTCGCTTCGCCGGCATCGCCCGCGACGCGGAGTTCCTCGCCGACCAGCTGACCGCGGGCGCGGCTCGCCTCCCTCCGCCGTCCTCCCCCGCGTCCCGCCCCGCCTCGACGGGCCTCGCCGCGTCGCACCTCACCGCAGCCCGCTGA
- a CDS encoding MSMEG_0565 family glycosyltransferase, with protein MRIALTTYSTKPRGGVVHTLALAEALVEAGAEVSVWTLGRSGDAGFFRPVAPQVDVRVVPFPAREGESVGDRILRSIDVLRAGFDPAGYDVVHAQDCISANAVGRCVRTVHHLDTFTTPALAACHERAIVEPYAHVCVSRAVAEELREGWGLDPVVIPNGVQAQPFTDAAGDAPAAAAARRHWQDRFGRYVVAVGGIEPRKGSTDLLRAVALLRRELPDVALVVAGGETLFDYRDYRAEFDRLAAELDVAPHVLGPVPTADLPSLVAGAAAMGFVSTKEGFGLAAMEGLAAGIPLVTRDLPVLREVFDGAAAFAVDPASIATALRDAVLRPDSDVLVARRAVGADLVARHTWAAAARAHLEFYAALAEFP; from the coding sequence GTGCGGATCGCGCTCACGACGTACTCCACGAAACCTCGCGGCGGCGTCGTCCACACCCTGGCGCTGGCCGAGGCGCTCGTCGAGGCCGGCGCCGAGGTGAGCGTCTGGACGCTGGGCCGCAGCGGTGACGCCGGCTTCTTCCGCCCCGTCGCCCCGCAGGTCGACGTCCGCGTCGTACCGTTCCCGGCTCGCGAGGGCGAGAGCGTCGGGGACCGCATCCTGCGCTCCATCGACGTCCTGCGGGCGGGGTTCGACCCCGCCGGCTACGACGTCGTCCACGCCCAGGACTGCATCAGCGCCAACGCCGTCGGGCGCTGCGTCCGCACCGTGCACCACCTGGACACGTTCACCACCCCCGCGCTGGCCGCCTGCCACGAACGGGCGATCGTCGAACCGTACGCGCACGTGTGCGTCTCCCGCGCGGTGGCCGAGGAACTGCGGGAGGGCTGGGGACTGGACCCCGTCGTCATCCCCAACGGCGTGCAGGCGCAACCCTTCACCGACGCGGCGGGCGACGCCCCCGCCGCAGCGGCGGCCCGCCGGCACTGGCAGGACCGGTTCGGGCGCTACGTCGTCGCCGTCGGCGGCATCGAACCGCGCAAGGGCAGCACCGACCTGCTGCGGGCCGTCGCCCTCCTGCGCCGGGAACTCCCCGACGTCGCCCTGGTGGTGGCCGGCGGGGAAACCCTCTTCGACTACCGGGACTACCGCGCCGAGTTCGACCGCCTCGCCGCCGAGCTCGACGTCGCCCCGCACGTCCTGGGCCCGGTCCCCACCGCGGACCTGCCCTCCCTGGTGGCGGGCGCCGCGGCCATGGGTTTCGTCTCCACCAAGGAGGGTTTCGGGTTGGCCGCCATGGAGGGTCTCGCGGCCGGGATCCCGCTGGTGACGCGGGACCTGCCCGTCCTGCGGGAGGTCTTCGACGGCGCCGCGGCCTTCGCCGTGGACCCCGCCTCCATCGCGACCGCCCTGCGCGACGCCGTGCTCCGCCCGGACTCCGACGTCCTGGTCGCGCGCCGGGCCGTCGGAGCCGATCTCGTCGCCCGGCACACGTGGGCGGCGGCCGCCCGAGCGCACCTGGAGTTCTACGCGGCTCTGGCCGAGTTCCCGTGA
- a CDS encoding carbon-nitrogen hydrolase family protein, with protein sequence MSRPLRIAAAAAHFGRDLDRGLEKALGIVAAARRGGIDLLVLPHGTLGGYLSDLEDPRSDEVPPALSADAPQIAAVAAAAGPVTVCLGYTEVDVLHGYPCYFSAAVCLTGDGVLGRHRKVHQPAGEAKVFSAGDGFTAFDTPVGRLGMLIDYDKTFPEAGRSLALAGARTIACLSAWPASVTDRASRLLADRQSRLFDLYDSARAAENQVVWVSSNQTGIQGNLRFLGQAKVVGPGGDVLARTGSKGALAEVRLDVEHEVTRARRTLHHLAERRSDTYR encoded by the coding sequence GTGTCTCGTCCTCTCCGGATCGCCGCGGCCGCGGCGCACTTCGGCCGAGACCTCGATCGGGGACTGGAGAAGGCGCTCGGCATCGTCGCCGCCGCCCGGCGCGGCGGCATCGACCTGCTGGTCCTGCCCCACGGGACGCTCGGTGGTTACCTCTCCGACCTCGAGGACCCGCGCAGCGATGAGGTTCCCCCGGCGCTGTCCGCCGACGCCCCGCAGATCGCCGCCGTCGCCGCGGCCGCGGGGCCGGTGACGGTGTGCCTGGGGTACACCGAGGTGGACGTCCTGCACGGGTACCCGTGCTACTTCAGCGCGGCGGTGTGCCTCACCGGCGACGGTGTCCTGGGTCGGCACCGGAAGGTGCACCAGCCCGCGGGTGAGGCCAAGGTGTTCTCCGCCGGTGACGGTTTCACCGCGTTCGACACCCCCGTGGGGCGGCTGGGGATGCTCATCGACTACGACAAGACGTTCCCCGAGGCGGGCCGGTCGCTGGCTCTGGCCGGGGCCCGGACGATCGCCTGCCTCTCCGCGTGGCCGGCCAGCGTCACCGACCGCGCCTCGCGCCTGCTCGCGGACCGTCAGTCCCGGTTGTTCGACCTCTACGACAGTGCCCGGGCGGCGGAGAACCAGGTCGTCTGGGTCTCCTCGAACCAGACCGGGATCCAGGGGAACCTGCGTTTCCTCGGGCAGGCCAAGGTCGTCGGCCCCGGGGGCGACGTGCTGGCGCGGACCGGCTCCAAGGGCGCCCTGGCGGAGGTGCGGCTCGACGTGGAGCACGAGGTGACCCGGGCGCGCAGGACGTTGCACCACCTGGCGGAACGGCGCTCCGACACCTACCGGTAG
- a CDS encoding SWIM zinc finger family protein translates to MITPWSVEQVLALAPDASSAAAGRKLSAPAPWSQTGVLGPAGGTGEALWGLCQGSGKTPYQTVVDLTGPAYKCSCPSRKFPCKHALGLLLLWAGGAVPEASAPAAFGEAWLSARAEKATHPVPPARPGAPPADPAAAARRVEQRAARTSAGVEELSRWLRDQARTGLAGADHAGYQRTDPVAARLVDAQAGALATAVRRLARVAVSGPDWSARLLEEHAMLHLLTAAHARLDTLPAPLAATVRSRVGYPVRTEDVLAEPAVRDRWSVLDLRDHVEDRLVTRRAHLVGERTGRTAVVLSFAPPGRPLDASLVPATSIEADLHFHPGAHPLRAVVGARHGDPGPLGVVAAETVGAAHARWAGALAADPWLGELPVVLADVALAAPVGHAPTTRTAPERDGWSLVDTAGHAAPLAGSEGVWTVLAVTGGLPCTVAGDWTPDGLRLSAAVTGEGLVRL, encoded by the coding sequence GTGATCACCCCCTGGAGCGTCGAGCAGGTGCTCGCGCTGGCTCCCGACGCCTCGAGCGCCGCCGCTGGGCGCAAGCTCAGCGCGCCGGCCCCGTGGTCGCAGACCGGGGTCCTCGGTCCCGCCGGAGGGACGGGCGAGGCGCTGTGGGGGTTGTGCCAGGGGTCGGGCAAGACCCCGTACCAGACGGTCGTCGACCTGACCGGCCCGGCGTACAAGTGCTCCTGCCCCAGCCGCAAGTTCCCCTGCAAGCACGCTCTGGGCCTGCTGCTGCTGTGGGCCGGGGGAGCCGTCCCCGAAGCGAGCGCACCCGCCGCCTTCGGCGAGGCGTGGCTGTCCGCCCGCGCCGAGAAGGCCACGCACCCCGTGCCCCCCGCCCGGCCCGGCGCGCCGCCCGCGGACCCGGCCGCCGCCGCCCGCCGCGTCGAGCAGCGCGCCGCCCGCACCTCCGCGGGGGTCGAGGAGCTCTCGCGGTGGCTGCGCGACCAGGCCCGGACGGGGCTGGCGGGTGCGGACCACGCCGGCTACCAGCGCACCGACCCGGTCGCCGCGCGCCTGGTCGACGCGCAGGCCGGTGCGCTCGCCACCGCCGTCCGCCGGCTCGCGCGGGTCGCGGTCAGCGGGCCGGACTGGTCCGCGCGCCTGCTGGAGGAGCACGCGATGCTCCACCTGCTGACCGCCGCCCACGCCCGCCTGGACACGCTGCCGGCGCCGCTGGCCGCCACCGTCCGCTCCCGCGTCGGTTACCCGGTGCGCACCGAGGACGTCCTCGCCGAGCCCGCCGTGCGCGACCGGTGGAGCGTGCTGGACCTGCGCGACCACGTCGAGGACCGGCTGGTCACCCGACGGGCCCACCTCGTGGGTGAGCGCACCGGGCGCACCGCGGTCGTGCTGTCCTTCGCCCCGCCCGGGCGGCCCCTGGACGCCTCCCTGGTGCCCGCCACCAGCATCGAGGCCGACCTGCACTTCCACCCCGGCGCGCACCCGCTGCGCGCGGTCGTCGGCGCCCGCCACGGCGACCCGGGCCCGCTGGGCGTCGTCGCGGCCGAGACGGTCGGGGCCGCGCACGCCCGGTGGGCCGGCGCGCTGGCCGCGGACCCGTGGTTGGGCGAACTGCCCGTGGTGCTCGCCGACGTCGCCCTCGCCGCACCCGTGGGGCACGCACCGACCACGCGCACCGCACCGGAACGGGACGGGTGGTCCCTGGTGGACACCGCCGGGCACGCCGCACCTCTCGCCGGGTCCGAGGGGGTGTGGACGGTGCTGGCCGTCACCGGAGGGCTGCCCTGCACGGTCGCCGGGGACTGGACCCCGGACGGGCTGCGGTTGAGCGCCGCCGTGACCGGGGAAGGGCTGGTCCGGCTGTGA